A stretch of Gymnodinialimonas phycosphaerae DNA encodes these proteins:
- the modC gene encoding molybdenum ABC transporter ATP-binding protein, which yields MLEVRVKHDFPGFALDVAFEAPMGVTALFGRSGAGKTSVVRTVAGVLKADEALVRVGDLRLDGLSVPARRIGYVFQEPRLFPHMSVRANLAYGMRGGDMDAVVKMLGIAALLDRRPGALSGGEAQRVAIGRALLSQPRLLLLDEPLAALDEARKAEILPYIERLRDEVGVPILYVSHSVAEIARLATTVVALEAGRVVRVGAAADVLSDPDVVPVLGVREAGALVTARIEAHHEDGLTALTWSAGTLLLPHVARPVGAEVRVRIEAQDVMLAATRPEGISALNVVPVTLTALRDGEGPGTIVQLRAGDDLILARVTRRSATAMGLVEGWQGYAVVKSVAVAAGNVAASFPVL from the coding sequence ATGCTTGAGGTCCGCGTGAAGCACGATTTCCCCGGTTTCGCCCTGGATGTGGCGTTTGAGGCACCGATGGGCGTGACCGCCTTGTTCGGTCGCTCAGGCGCTGGAAAAACCAGTGTTGTCAGGACCGTGGCGGGCGTTCTTAAAGCAGATGAAGCCCTGGTGCGCGTCGGGGATCTGCGCCTTGACGGCTTGTCGGTGCCTGCGCGCCGTATCGGCTATGTGTTCCAGGAACCGCGGCTGTTTCCGCATATGTCGGTGCGCGCGAACCTGGCCTACGGGATGCGCGGCGGCGACATGGACGCGGTGGTGAAGATGCTTGGCATTGCGGCGCTGCTTGATCGCCGCCCCGGTGCGCTTTCTGGTGGCGAAGCGCAGCGGGTGGCGATTGGTCGGGCGCTGCTAAGCCAGCCGCGGCTGCTGTTGCTCGACGAGCCGCTCGCCGCTCTGGACGAGGCCCGCAAAGCCGAGATCCTGCCCTATATCGAGCGTCTGCGCGATGAGGTCGGGGTGCCGATACTCTATGTCTCCCACTCCGTGGCCGAGATCGCGCGGCTGGCCACCACGGTCGTGGCGCTGGAGGCGGGCCGGGTGGTGCGTGTGGGCGCGGCGGCCGACGTCCTGTCGGACCCCGATGTCGTCCCGGTCCTTGGCGTTCGGGAGGCGGGGGCCCTGGTGACGGCGCGCATCGAGGCCCACCATGAGGATGGGTTAACGGCGTTAACCTGGTCTGCGGGCACCTTGCTGCTGCCCCACGTCGCCCGCCCCGTCGGTGCGGAGGTCCGGGTGCGGATCGAGGCGCAGGACGTGATGCTGGCCGCCACCCGCCCCGAGGGGATATCGGCGCTGAATGTTGTCCCGGTCACTCTTACCGCCCTTCGGGACGGCGAGGGGCCGGGGACCATCGTTCAACTCCGCGCGGGCGATGACCTAATCCTGGCCCGCGTCACGCGCCGCTCTGCCACCGCGATGGGGTTGGTTGAGGGCTGGCAGGGGTACGCGGTGGTGAAGTCCGTGGCGGTCGCAGCAGGCAATGTCGCTGCTTCATTCCCCGTTCTTTAA